The genomic region AGCCCCTGCGAGGATGCGACGCGGGCCGGACGCATTGGCGGCGAAAATGCCGCCGATGGTCGGAAACCCGGAAGTTGCCATCAGGGGAGAATGGTTCATGGGCTCGAAGGCCATCATCTGGTGGCTGGCCGCCAGCGCCGCCTCGATTTCCTCGACTGGCGTGCCTGCACGCGCCGTCATTACCATCTCGCCGGGATTATAGGCGACGATGCCCGTCATTCCGCGCGACGTCAGCTCCGAATGGGTGGAAACTGCATTGCCGAAACCGGCGCGACTGTTGCCGCCAACGATCGACAGCGCGTGGCCTTTGGAGGCGTGATCGCGGATGATAGTGGCCGCTTCCTCTTCCGTGGTCGGGATAAGCGTCATCGGGCGGCGCGTCCATCGAGGGGGAAGACCTTGGAGGGGTTGAGAAGCCAGCCTTCGTCGAAGGCGCTGCGGGCTGCCATCATCTGGGCGAGGTCGACCTCGGCATATTGATGCCGCATAAGGTCGCGTTTCTCGATGCCGACCCCGTGCTCGCCGGTCAGACAGCCGCCTGCATCGACGCAGAGCCTCAGGATGTCCATGCCGGCCGCCTCGGCGTCGGCGGATTCCTTCGGGTCGTTGGCATTGAACAGGATCAGCGGATGCATGTTGCCATCTCCGGCATGGAAGACGTTGGCGACCCGCAGGCCGTAGCGCGCAACGATCTCGCCGGTCTTCTGCAGCACGTAGGACAACTGGCTGAGTGGCACCGTGCCGTCCATGCAGATATAGTCGGCAATGCGTCCGGTGGCGCCGAAAGCCGATTTACGGCCCTTCCAGATCAGTGCCGCCTCTGTGGCCGACTGGCATTCGCGGACGGTCTTCACCTGGTGCCGGCCGGCGATCTCGACGATGCTCTTCAGCATCAGGTCCATCTCTGCCTCCGATCCCTCGACCTCGACGATCAGCAGCGCGCCGACATCGAGCGGATAGCCGGCATGGGCAAAGGCCTCGCAGATCTCGATCGCCTGTTTGTCCATGAATTCCATGGCAACGGGGATGATGCCTGACGCGATGACCTCGGAAACGCAGGCGCCTGCATGCTCCGACGTGTCGAAGCCGAAAAGCACCGGGCGGGCTCCCTCAGGCTTGGCGATCAGCCGCACCGTCGCCTCGGTGACGATGCCGAGCTGGCCTTCAGAGCCGCAGACGAGGCCGAGGAGATCGTAGCCGGACGCATCGAGCGCCTTGCCGCCGAGTGTGATGACGGTGCCATCGACGAGCACCATGGTGACGCCGAGCAGGTTGTTGGTCGTCACGCCGTATTTCAGACAGTGCGCGCCGCCGGAATTCATGGCGATATTGCCGC from Rhizobium rhododendri harbors:
- a CDS encoding FAD-linked oxidase C-terminal domain-containing protein; translated protein: MTDAIEFLTLRPDVLARRAEIVADLVGLLPPECLIHEPRELMPFETDAFVSYRRMPLAVALPRTTDDVAVVLGYCHRNGIPVVPRGAGTSLSGGAIPQEDAVVIGLSKMNTILDIDFDNRTATVQAGVTNLSISERVSGDGFFYAPDPSSQLACTIGGNIAMNSGGAHCLKYGVTTNNLLGVTMVLVDGTVITLGGKALDASGYDLLGLVCGSEGQLGIVTEATVRLIAKPEGARPVLFGFDTSEHAGACVSEVIASGIIPVAMEFMDKQAIEICEAFAHAGYPLDVGALLIVEVEGSEAEMDLMLKSIVEIAGRHQVKTVRECQSATEAALIWKGRKSAFGATGRIADYICMDGTVPLSQLSYVLQKTGEIVARYGLRVANVFHAGDGNMHPLILFNANDPKESADAEAAGMDILRLCVDAGGCLTGEHGVGIEKRDLMRHQYAEVDLAQMMAARSAFDEGWLLNPSKVFPLDGRAAR